A window of the Linepithema humile isolate Giens D197 chromosome 4, Lhum_UNIL_v1.0, whole genome shotgun sequence genome harbors these coding sequences:
- the LOC105673306 gene encoding uncharacterized protein, whose protein sequence is MNGVIWNKMQGIFVPISSIPVYAMMQQERFRQSREQETHNFQLQNLTLTSFEEKYFLEFYDNDTKITGLCGDLWTLLSQSLNFTLQPIRSNESSLGLLENQTYQHGLLSIIFRNETTVIPKVETYSARLVAVDFSMPLWMNSQRLYVREEGIHDSTWMAKVFSWQIWCIILVIHVLLSVCSFCSQIVIARLEDKCKSTTFGDHFFYNFGMLCKQSYIPGILEKRSRILETSLGLFCSILHMAFGAVLFIYMAKRIFIPPFDSLDSMVTHSKYSVVNLKGSIADIAFKVSPQETFVRVREAKRNIAVSTVEEMFKMACSTKGKRYVLLQGEDESKVRGNIICRLTLVGRPYLQMWIAAGIAKNFKYKRTIDLGILKLMEVGLLDALIERRLPHTVQNDINVNKTEAIRMAQVSLVIEVMCCGIIIAFIILVIEKIVYAYKLKQS, encoded by the exons ATGAATGGCGTGATTTGGAACAAAATGCAAGGAATTTTTGTACCAATTTCGAGTATACCAGTATATGCCATGATGCAACAAGAACGTTTTAGACAAAGTCGAGAACAGGAAACTCATAATTTTCAACTGCAAAACTTGACTTTAACATCTTTCGAG gaaaaatatttcctcgAATTCTATGACAATGACACAAAAATAACAGGACTCTGCGGTGATTTATGGACCTTGCTTTCGCAATCGCTGAATTTTAC ATTACAGCCAATTAGATCAAATGAAAGCAGCCTGGGTTTACTGGAAAATCAGACTTATCAGCATGGATTATTAAGCATAATTTTTCGCAATGAGACTACTGTAATACCAAAAGTCGAAACATATAGTGCGCGACTTGTAGCTGTTGATTTTTCAATGCCTCTGTGGATGAACAG CCAACGATTGTATGTTCGTGAAGAAGGGATACACGATAGCACATGGATGGCAAAAGTATTCTCTTGGCAAATATGGTGCATTATATTAGTTATACATGTATTGCTGAGCGTGTGCAGCTTTTGCTCACAAATTGTCATTGCACGACTcgaagataaatgtaaaagcaCAACCTTCGGCGATCACTTCTTCTATAACTTTGGAATGCTCTGCAAACAAA gcTACATTCCCGGCATTCTTGAGAAAAGATCAAGGATATTAGAAACATCGCTAGGCCTTTTTTGTTCTATATTGCACATGGCGTTTGGTGCTGTGCTGTTTATTTATATGGcaaaacgtatttttatacCACCATTCGATTCTCTCGATTCTATGGTAACTCATTCTAAATACAGTGTTGTGAATCTAAAGGGTTCAATTGCAGATATCGCGTTTaag GTAAGTCCTCAAGAAACTTTCGTACGAGTTAGAGAGGCAAAACGCAATATCGCTGTATCAACAGTCGaggaaatgtttaaaatggCGTGTTCCACAAAAGGAAAACGTTACGTTCTACTCCAAGGTGAAGATGAGTCTAAAGTAAGAGGAAACATTATATGCCGCCTTACTCTGGTTGGAAGGCCCTACTTGCAAATGTGGATAGCTGCCGGCATCGCaaagaatttcaaatataaaagaactATTGATCTTGG AATACTCAAACTGATGGAAGTTGGACTTTTGGATGCGTTGATAGAACGTCGGCTGCCACACACAGTGCAAAACGAtattaatgtcaataaaaCGGAGGCGATCAGAATGGCCCAAGTTTCTTTAGTAATTGAAGTGATGTGCTGTGGAATAATAATAGCTTTCATTATTCTCGTAATCGAAAAAATTGTGTATGCTTATAAACTCAAGCAGTCTTGA